A segment of the Myotis daubentonii chromosome 6, mMyoDau2.1, whole genome shotgun sequence genome:
tggtttgtttggggtagccctagggtaaggaggtttcaatgacacacagattaggtcataacatcacccttaggcaatttacatgattaaaggtagggaggttgcttcagctatcattatctagattaactgggtggtgcacagttctgacctttgctagaacttcaaaggttactagcttttggggggtctctgtctaaactcagctagtgaagacaatgaatggtttcCGGCACCCTACATATACTACAGTTGCTATGAGAGTAGagtttaaatgttctcaccagaGCAACAATGACAACATGGTAACTATGGGAGGTGAAGGATGTGTTAACTCACCTTATTTTGGTAAACTTGtcacaatatatacatgtatcaaatcatcatgttttaCAGCTTCAACTTACACAATGCTAGATGTCAACAatagctcaataaagctggggaaaACAGCCCAATGACCTTCCTTCTACCCTGCGCCCAGGCAAGCTGCTCCCCCGCTGCTCCCTGAGAATCTTTCAGAATCATGGCCTTCACTTTGGGGGCTCTCATTTCCTCCTCAACCTCACCCTCGCTGGCCTGTGCCCCCAGGACGCCACTGGAACTACCCGCTCAGACAGCAAGGgcagggaaaatataaaaatacaggtATTGATTGCTACGCACCAAAAATAGTATGCGGCAATCGAGCAAAATTATTGAATTTGTGCAAAAACACTGTGTTTATGGTAAACAGCATCTACTGTCACTGTCAGAGGCCAAGCTTCACACAAACTTGGTAGAGCAGGGAGCCGGGAACACTCATAGAGTGAAAACGCCAACAGCGGCAGTGTCCTCAGGCATGCCTCCCGGCCTGGGCGAAGGTTTTCAGAAGATCCCTCGGAAGGCTGGGCACGCTCCTCCCACAGAGGTTCGGTTGACTCTGAGCTGGGCACACACCCGGAAATGACTGCCTGTCACTCACACTGAACTCGACCAGCAGTCCTGAGAGCCTGTCTAGTTCTAACATGGTTTCTGGTATACCCACCACATGCTCACCGTCACAAGCTCATGATGAGATCAAAGtcatcagaaagaaagaaaaagcgtAGCAGTTCATGTTACCTGAAACGGTCTCCCAGTATTTGGTAAATCAGCAGAGGCAATATCTAGAACAGAGCCACAACCGCCAAAACGTTCATTCTGACAGCCATACACAACCAGCGGGATTTATGTGAGAGAATTAAGGTCCTACAGAGAATGCGCAGTTCAAGACAAAACTAGGATTTACACCGGCCATTCTGGAGAGGAACGCTTATGCTACTCTTAAAAACAACTAAACTGAGGCTTAAACTTAAACATCATGCAATGCAGTTACACAAAAGAGGTTTAAAGGATTTAGAAATTAATATCTCACAATTGCAAAGAGAATGAAAACGAAATATGTCACTGGCAAATGTTCAGTTTGGTGTTCTCTCTGGTTTTTCCTAAATCAGTTGTTTTGGAATCATTAGAGAACCAGAGCCAACAAAGAGGCAGGAATTTAATCCAGAGATTTTCACCTTGTAAAGATAACATACGGTTACCGGCGATTTCCCCAAATAAAATATGTTCTGTGGCCCCGTACAAAACGGGCTAAAGCTGAACCACTCTGTACGGCAGGATGGGGACAGAATCCTGTTGACCATAACTAGCCTCTTTATCAAGATTGTACATTGATCAGACTCAAAACCCTCTGTATTTGTTTTAAGTGATCAAATGTTTCACCCATACACAGTAAAATATGTAGATAAAAACATGCAAGTGTAAAACTGagttttaaattattacatacaTGTTTTAAATCTTTAGAGACTAACTTGCAGCACTCAATATTTGTGTCACTTACTCTATGAAATACAAAGAGCTGTAACTATCAATTTCCCATTTATTAACAACGACATCATAATGTATTGGTTTGTTCTTTAATTTGTATTGACTTCTGACAAAATTTGTCATATATGATAATAGGTATTTATggcaaaagtaaatgaataaaaaactataaatggCCCTCGGTGGTTTGGCaaggtggatagagcattggcctgcggactgaagggtccaggttggattccagtcaagggctcatgcctgggttgctggctcgatccccagtagagggcgtgcaggaggcagccaatcagtttctctctcatcattgatgtgtctatctctctttctctctcccttcctctctgaaatcaataaaaatatattttttaaaaattaaaaaacagatatataaacggagaaagaaaatttttaaatcaccaaaaTCTATTATCCAAAGGCAAGCCTtaggtgcatttttttttcagaccTTTCCTTATGTAGTTTTATCCTATTTTAACTTAAATTATGATTTATCCTTCTATTACAGTTCAAATTAGCGCTAAGCTTTTCTATCTCTAGCTTATATACTAGTTACATGTttacagacattttttaaaaaggctatttAACTATTTAAAAACTTTCTAAAGCTCTGTGGCCTTCACCTCCTAGAATTTGTTTCATACTTCTCTGGAGGGACAGGTTACCTGTCCGGCCACTTTCAAGTTCACAGGAAGGGTACAGACATTAGCCCAAGGATACTCATGAGGCGGAGGGCAGCCGCGCACATGATGCACGGCTCCACCGTGACGTACAGCACCGTGCGCTCGAACACCGCCGCGGGGCTCCGGCCGCTCCCCCGGCACCAGGCTAGGGCCTGGTCGATGGCCACCATTTCTGCATGTCGAGTAGCCTGAAAAGAGAGAGGAGCTTGCCTTGACAATGTTTGCTACACGTAACTGTATTCtgcaaatattcaaaaataaataccGAAAAAAATCGGGCCTCCTGTTTCTGCCAACGTTTTAAAGAATGGAGGTTTCAGGACACCCTTAGCAGTTGACAACATAGTCCCCAGGTCAAGTACCATAAcatcaccaaaaaataaataaatttaaaaaaaaataacatcaccAAAAAAGACATTTCATCTGAAATGCTGTACGAATCATGCTATATTTTAGTTACTGGTAAGTACCTAAGAAGTTGGGGGATATTCCTTCAATTAAAATGCCACAGTGAAGATGTGTCTAAAAAAAAATGATCCTagtatttctgaatattttagaGAAAGCTTGAAACTTTTATAAGAATGTGCTCCGGTTTCAAATGTTTTCAAGGTTATCACCGACTTCACTCTAAGCAAATCTACATTTAGTTTTTACTGAATGTCTCGCATTTTCTTTGGGATAAGATTGTATATACTGGCAGATTTTTGGTATAGCTCTCAGATACCTCATGTAAGCAGTAGAATACAGGAGAAATCACACAGCACTTGGAATCAACCACGTTTAAATATGAATCCTTACTGTGACATTACTAATtatgtggccttgagcaagttacaTATCTTCTTTAAGTCTTGGTTTACCCATAGGTAAAATGTGGTACAGTGGTCTCTATACCTCTCAAAGCAATCTGAATTATGGGAAGCACATGCTGTATAATGCTATAATATACTCTGCTATGCaataattatttataactagaggcccagtgtacaaattcgtgcatgggtggggttcctaggcctgaCCGGTGATCGAGGCCGTCTCGCCtagtcccaatcagggctggccggctgggaggagggactgcaggaggttggctggccgcaggagattgctgtgggagtacactgatcACCCGGATGGCCAGGGGGACAGACCATGGGAgggtggctgtgggagcacactgaccaccagggggcagctcctgcattgagtgtctgccccctggtggtcagtgtgtgtcatagtgacaggtcaagCCAgcatcggtttggctcagtggatagagagtcagcctgtggactgaggggtcccaggttcaattctggtcaagggcatgtaccttggttgcgggcacctccccggtaggacatgtgcaggaggcagctgatcgatgtttctctctcatcgatgtttctagctctctatccctctcccttcctctctgtaaagaatcaataaaatgtatttttttaaaaaataacatagtgACAggtcgaccggttgttcggtggaccggtcacttaagcttttatatatatatattcatgatcATCACATTTATCAACAAACTTATATTGAGTGTTATCTATGTCCAAGCCACTGTGCTAAATTCTGTGTGGAATAAAAACTCTCTGTCCTCAACAAGACTAAAGTCTGGGAGGGTAAACAGAAAGTTGCTCATCTACCTGTGACCAAGGACAGGGTGTGAAAAATGCTGGCACAGTGGCCCAAGTACCATGAAAGCCAGGATTATAAACTCAGAGTCAGAAGGGATTTTAGAAAAGAGGTTCCCAAACCTGGAGGCATACCAGAACCCACCGGGGAGCTTGAAAAAGTTTCCCCAACTCAAGTGCTTTTTATAAATCAGATTCAGAATGACTAAATCAAATCTCCCTATAGTTCTCAATAAGTAATTATTGGAAGGAATCATATTAAGCAACTTCCTCTTTTATGGCAGAAGAACCAGAAGCTAAGACAGAACGTATTAAAGCCGCACAATGGAACAGGTGGTAACGGTGGTAACAGGGGAGTGGAGGTGGCATTAAAGCCAAAgtaggagccgaaaccggtttggctcagtggatagagcgtcagcctgcagactgaaaggtcccaggttcgattccggtcaagggcatgtacctgggttgcgggcacatccccagtgggagatgtgcaggaggcagctgattgatgtttctctctcatcgatgtttctaactctctatctctctctccctctctctctgtaaaaaatcaataaaatatattaaaaaaaaaaaaaaaaagccaaagtagGACTCAGGTCTCCTCATTTGGGGTCAGGAATCTTTCTATACTGGGATTATAGGGTATCTATTATAGGACACAGAATACCAAAATAAATCCAGGTTAATTTCaaagtaaagaagaaacacaTGTCATGGGCCGTAAGATGGATATTGTTAGGACATTCAAAGTTCTTATGTTAAAGATACTCTGCCAAATAAATCACAAAATACAAATGGGGAGATATGACAATTATCTAAAATACAAAATTCTACTCCCAAATATAGTATCTATATAGTCACTAATAGCTGTATTATCTTTATTACTTATCTCATGGGTATTTTGACACCCACATAACTGCTTTGGGAATCTGTGTCCCACTTTGCATGTGTTTTGCTAAGACTCAGTTCTGTCTTTGATAGATAAGATGGATGAACTTGAAAGTCCACATAGCACTAGCACCAACACCAGCTTATTCCCTGGCTGGCAAGGTCACACAACAAGATCAAAGTCTGTGAGAGTGGGCTTATGCTCTCCTTGAGTCCACCGGGTACTTCTCATAATCATAAAATCTGACACTTCATCTATAGTTACTGGGACACACTGTTGTGATACCACATTCAAGAAGGGCTGCCTTAATTCATGAACTTCCCACCCTAGCCACAATAAATGAAAAGTCTCACAACCTAGTAAAGTGTACATACTCCATGTAGTGGAGACTTCATCCCACTGAATTATCTGAAATAGAAATAGCTTCTTTACACATCCTTTTAGAGCTACTAAAGAATATGATATGAGTTAAAGAGAGATGTTTTATAAAGTGAAATTTTCCTATATTAGCTTTGCTTAAAATGGAGAAGACTCATTTCTTCTACACTGACATACCAATGTAATAAAACTGCCTCTTAGGTTTTCACTCAAGTGTTAAAGCCAACATGTGTCACTTTTAGaatcagaagcaaaaaaaaagcattcaaaaAAAGAGATGTTTAGGGAAACTACCCTTCCATTGATACCTTATTGGACTCTACAGAGACCCATCGTCTCACCAGCTGTGATAACTGCATCCACTTTTACTGTCACTGCCCTGTATATGCAATTATACTCACATACATTTTTGGTTTGGTTAActtcattccttcctttccccac
Coding sequences within it:
- the ADAT2 gene encoding tRNA-specific adenosine deaminase 2 isoform X2 translates to MEAKEASTPATGGGCLVSAEEIGKWMEEAMQMAKEALENTEVPVGCLMVYNNEVVGKGRNEVNQTKNATRHAEMVAIDQALAWCRGSGRSPAAVFERTVLYVTVEPCIMCAAALRLMKIPLVVYGCQNERFGGCGSVLDIASADLPNTGRPFQSQPNLCGRSVPSLPRDLLKTFAQAGRHA
- the ADAT2 gene encoding tRNA-specific adenosine deaminase 2 isoform X3, encoding MEAKEASTPATGGGCLVSAEEIGKWMEEAMQMAKEALENTEVPVGCLMVYNNEVVGKGRNEVNQTKNATRHAEMVAIDQALAWCRGSGRSPAAVFERTVLYVTVEPCIMCAAALRLMKIPLVVYGCQNERFGGCGSVLDIASADLPNTGRPFQLRVNRTSVGGACPAFRGIF
- the ADAT2 gene encoding tRNA-specific adenosine deaminase 2 isoform X1; translated protein: MEAKEASTPATGGGCLVSAEEIGKWMEEAMQMAKEALENTEVPVGCLMVYNNEVVGKGRNEVNQTKNATRHAEMVAIDQALAWCRGSGRSPAAVFERTVLYVTVEPCIMCAAALRLMKIPLVVYGCQNERFGGCGSVLDIASADLPNTGRPFQCIPGYRAEEAVEMLKDFYKQENPNAPKSKVRKKECQRS
- the ADAT2 gene encoding tRNA-specific adenosine deaminase 2 isoform X4, producing the protein MVYNNEVVGKGRNEVNQTKNATRHAEMVAIDQALAWCRGSGRSPAAVFERTVLYVTVEPCIMCAAALRLMKIPLVVYGCQNERFGGCGSVLDIASADLPNTGRPFQCIPGYRAEEAVEMLKDFYKQENPNAPKSKVRKKECQRS